A genomic window from Lotus japonicus ecotype B-129 chromosome 1, LjGifu_v1.2 includes:
- the LOC130729457 gene encoding nucleolar GTP-binding protein 1, protein MKASSSFLLKTHIPSSILLLTSSKVKPSAKLHPNLCFFCKSIQTDSYQVADGSYVPTLDPTNQNKTMERPPRTVESIGAFQKLPIVMPSIDILGSALRKAKRVPPTKGIPNIAKRERNKGAKQLDALMKELAVPLRTYVENFPNKTHLHPYERSLVELTLGDGHYEKVLRSVDDLRKRVVLVGKEQASLCAKSTTKREAEERLNEGLKKIEEIFAQEREVVDNLLDIAKTLRAMPVINLETPTLCLVGAPNVGKSSLVHVLSTGKPEICNYPFTTRGILMGHIVLNYQKFQVTDTPGLLKRHDDDRNNLEKLTLAVLSHLPTAVLYVHDLTGECGTSPSDQFSIYKDMKERFTGHLWLNVVSKSDLLRTSPVIYATEEPHCAEQELEKYRKSGPDGAINVSVKTQEGLHELKQRVHELLKLQMAKINYISSDQEK, encoded by the exons ATGAAAGCTTCTTCCAGTTTTCTCCTCAAAACCCATATTCCTTCCTCCATTTTACTCCTCACATCCTCCAAAG TAAAACCCAGTGCCAAATTGCACCCAAACTTGTGCTTCTTCTGTAAGAGCATCCAAACTGATTCATATCAAGTTGCTGATGGAAGTTATGTTCCCACTCTTGACCCCacaaatcaaaacaaaacaatg GAAAGGCCACCTAGAACCGTTGAATCTATTGGAGCATTTCAAAAGTTGCCTATAGTGATGCCATCCATTGATATTCTTGGGTCAGCACTCAGAAAGGCAAAGAGGGTTCCTCCAACAAAAG GAATTCCCAATATTgcaaaaagagagagaaacaaGGGTGCAAAACAACTTGACGCGCTCATGAAA GAACTTGCTGTTCCCTTGAGGACATATGTGGAAAATTTTCCTAACAAAACACATCTTCATCCTTATGAAAGGTCTCTTGTTGAGCTGACGCTTGGAGATGGACACTATGAAAAG GTGCTACGGAGTGTAGATGAtttgaggaagagggtagtatTAGTTGGAAAGGAACAAGCTTCACTTTGTGCTAAG TCTACGACGAAGCGAGAAGCAGAGGAAAGACTGAATGAG GGTCTTAAGAAAATTGAAGAGATTTTTGCTCAAGAACGGGAAGTTGTTGACAATTTGTTAGACATAGCCAAG ACTTTGAGAGCAATGCCTGTAATAAATTTGGAAACACCAACTCTCTGCCTTGTTGGAGCTCCAAATGTAGGCAAATCTTCCTTGGTCCATGTACTCTCTACTGGCAAGCCTGAG ATCTGTAACTATCCCTTCACAACAAGAGGTATTCTTATGGGTCATATTGTTTTAAACTATCAGAAGTTTCAG gtaacggatactcCAGGCCTGCTGAAGAGACATGATG ATGACAGAAATAATTTggagaagttgacccttgctgtCCTTTCACATCTACCAACAGCAGTTTTATATGTTCATGACCTTACTGGAGAGTGTGGAACCTCACCTTCTGATCAG TTTTCGATATACAAAGACATGAAAGAAAGGTTTACTGGACACTTATGGCTCAATGTTGTGTCCAAATCTGATTTGTTGAGGACGTCTCCTGTGATATATGCAACGGAAGAGCCTCACTGTGCAGAACAAGAGCTGGAGAAGTACCGGAAATCAGGTCCTGATGGAGCTATTAATGTATCTGTGAAAACGCAAGAAGGACTACATGAG CTGAAGCAGAGAGTGCATGAGCTGCTTAAGTTACAGATGGCCAAGATCAATTATATAAGCAGTGACCAAGAGAAGTGA